A region from the Branchiostoma floridae strain S238N-H82 chromosome 9, Bfl_VNyyK, whole genome shotgun sequence genome encodes:
- the LOC118422416 gene encoding protein SON-like isoform X4 — MSDVTSNMAADVSDIFRRFVQEKLQQIEQERESREKQEASPKENGAPNDQRRVIITDRQSDNGAFNDIVEPVAASNPANSTQNLSEQPLPLVQDSEDKQPDSTEVGEEVVAAACLQGSEGEPNQAGKEKKMDSSSSESDRRYESDRKSRESLSRVEDSDVVRDGSEEDEEDSSGEEEDEMAVVSKKRKKKHKHKKKKKKHRHERDKDGRRIKKSKSHSDKDKDKERTSRSRSKSNSSLEDGECRSRSQSKDRLKSQEHGSGSRKHSRSRSKSHDRHHKHRHRSSSREKHKHKGSSRHRSRSRHRSRSRQGSRHRSRSRHRSGSHDRYRHRSRSHEKHRHRSRSGERYANRAKDRHHRSRSPDHSRSRSPTERIDKAKLLEIARANAINQFRAGMIPAHLPLPSMTPEEELAKKSGGKTVEELTKFCRFLSEKEKAGDEDEIVNKPVTEEEDGEGPFIHHPFKVKATSTSIVMNIKDAVARTPLNAQQLAAQKAELSKQFPVSSGSQHRIKELEWVPVEKDDKQKTKGAASSSSAVAPATESSANAIPAAAPAAPAAPAAPPATSPPPVEQPPPVPVPPPEAKAEQQTQKESAPVKPTAKTQANNNIQLNISAIVGERVKALRQLQANPYDVEAMSKIHKAQQQIQNWAVSSQIPGQFTGTTGVQLLSTQELANTGNQAWAKKDMFQRLNPVQGGMGMQLMKKMGWKPGEGLGKGQTGVLEPLTLDVKTDRRGLLAQGEKQGKKSGPVPVIKDTTGKDLSGKHPVSALMEICNKRKWMPPEFVLVHDSGPDHKKNFLFKVRINSEEYQPTIASPNKKHAKAQAATVALQAMGLIPKDAPVPNN, encoded by the exons AGAGAAGCAAGAAGCCTCTCCTAAAGAAAACGGTGCTCCAAATGATCAACGCAGAGTCATTATCACCGACAGACAATCTGATAATGGGGCATTCAACGACATTGTAGAGCCTGTTGCTGCATCTAATCCTGCTAATTCCACACAGAATCTATCAGAGCAACCCCTCCCACTCGTTCAGGACTCTGAAGACAAGCAGCCTGACAGTACAGAGGTTGGGGAAGAAGTGGTTGCCGCGGCCTGCTTGCAAGGCAGTGAAGGAGAGCCCAATCAGGCAGGGAAGGAAAAGAAGATGGATAGCAGCTCCTCGGAGAGCGACAGGAGATACGAATCGGACAGGAAGTCCCGGGAGTCGCTGTCTCGGGTGGAGGACTCGGATGTGGTGAGAGATGGATCggaggaggatgaggaggatAGCTCaggggaggaggaggatgagaTGGCAGTCGTCtccaagaagaggaagaagaaacacaaacacaagaagaagaaaaagaagcacAGACACGAAAGGGACAAGGATGGCAGACGGATCAAGAAGAGTAAATCCCATTCAGATAAGGacaaagataaagaaagaactTCTAGGTCTAGATCCAAATCTAATTCTTCCTTGGAAGACGGGGAATGTCGATCTCGTTCGCAGTCCAAAGACAGGTTAAAATCTCAGGAGCACGGGTCGGGTTCTAGGAAGCACTCAAGATCAAGGTCAAAGTCACATGACAGACATCACAAGCATAGGCATAGGTCAAGTTCAAGGGAGAAACACAAGCATAAAGGAAGTTCTAGACATAGATCCAGATCTAGACACAGATCCAGGTCAAGGCAGGGATCTAGGCACAGATCTAGGTCTAGACATAGATCGGGATCACACGATAGATATAGGCATAGATCGAGATCCCACGAGAAGCATAGGCACAGATCTAGATCAGGTGAAAGGTACGCAAATAGGGCAAAGGACAGGCACCACCGCAGTAGGTCACCCGACCACTCTCGCTCACGGTCCCCCACCGAGAGAATTGACAAGGCGAAACTGTTGGAGATCGCCAGGGCCAACGCCATCAATCAGTTCCGGGCAGGGATGATTCCCGCCCACCTCCCCCTTCCATCCATGACCCCTGAGGAAGAACTAGCCAAGAAGAGTGGCGGGAAGACGGTGGAGGAGCTGACCAAGTTCTGCAGGTTTCTGTCGGAGAAGGAGAAGGCTGGGGATGAGGATGAGATAGTGAACAAGCCTGTGACGGAGGAGGAGGATGGGGAAGGACCCTTCATCCATCATCCCTTCAAGGTCAAGGCCACCTCCACGTCTATTGTCATGAACATCAAG GATGCGGTTGCCAGGACACCGCTCAATGCCCAGCAGCTGGCGGCCCAGAAGGCCGAGCTGTCCAAGCAGTTCCCCGTGTCCAGCGGCTCCCAGCACCGCATCAAGGAGCTGGAGTGGGTCCCAGTGGAGAAGGATGACAAACAGAAGACCAAGGGCGCCGCATCGTCCTCCTCGGCCGTCGCTCCCGCCACGGAGAGTTCGGCAAACGCCATCCCGGCTGCGGCGCCAGCCGCGCCTGCCGCGCCTGCCGCGCCGCCTGCAACGTCGCCCCCTCCTGTGGAGCAGCCGCCGCCCGTACCGGTACCTCCGCCTGAAGCCAAGGCAGAACAACAG ACACAGAAGGAAAGTGCTCCAGTGAAACCCACAGCAAAAACACAGgcaaacaataacatacag CTGAACATCAGTGCAATCGTGGGGGAGAGAGTGAAGGCCCTGAGACAACTTCAGGCAAACCCGTACGATGTCGAGGCCATGTCCAAGATACACAAAGCTCAGCAGCAG ATTCAGAACTGGGCAGTGTCCAGCCAGATCCCGGGACAGTTCACTGGAACCACGGGGGTGCAGCTTCTCTCCACACAGGAACTAGCAAACACAGGCAACCAGGCCTGGGCCAAAAAG GACATGTTCCAGCGGCTGAACCCGGTGCAGGGCGGGATGGGCATGCAGCTCATGAAGAAGATGGGCTGGAAACCCGGCGAGGGGCTCGGCAAGGGGCAGACGGGCGTGCTGGAACCACTCACGCTGGACGTCAAGACAGACAGGAGAG GTCTGCTTGCCCAGGGTGAGAAGCAAGGCAAGAAGTCTGGGCCTGTTCCTGTCATTAAAGACACTACTGGGAAGGACCTGTCAG GTAAGCACCCTGTGTCTGCCCTGATGGAGATCTGTAACAAGAGGAAATGGATGCCTCCAGAGTTTGTCCTGGTCCACGACAGCGGGCCTGACCACAAGAAGAACTTCCTCTTCAAG GTGAGGATCAACAGTGAAGAGTACCAACCCACCATAGCAAGTCCCAACAAGAAACACGCCAAAGCCCAGGCTGCTACAGTTGCCCTCCAAGCCATGGGGCTCATACCAAAAGATGCTCCAGTACCTAATAACTAG
- the LOC118422416 gene encoding protein SON-like isoform X7 codes for MSDVTSNMAADVSDIFRRFVQEKLQQIEQERESREKQEASPKENGAPNDQRRVIITDRQSDNGAFNDIVEPVAASNPANSTQNLSEQPLPLVQDSEDKQPDSTEVGEEVVAAACLQGSEGEPNQAGKEKKMDSSSSESDRRYESDRKSRESLSRVEDSDVVRDGSEEDEEDSSGEEEDEMAVVSKKRKKKHKHKKKKKKHRHERDKDGRRIKKSKSHSDKDKDKERTSRSRSKSNSSLEDGECRSRSQSKDRLKSQEHGSGSRKHSRSRSKSHDRHHKHRHRSSSREKHKHKGSSRHRSRSRHRSRSRQGSRHRSRSRHRSGSHDRYRHRSRSHEKHRHRSRSGERYANRAKDRHHRSRSPDHSRSRSPTERIDKAKLLEIARANAINQFRAGMIPAHLPLPSMTPEEELAKKSGGKTVEELTKFCRFLSEKEKAGDEDEIVNKPVTEEEDGEGPFIHHPFKVKATSTSIVMNIKDAVARTPLNAQQLAAQKAELSKQFPVSSGSQHRIKELEWVPVEKDDKQKTKGAASSSSAVAPATESSANAIPAAAPAAPAAPAAPPATSPPPVEQPPPVPVPPPEAKAEQQTQKESAPVKPTAKTQANNNIQLNISAIVGERVKALRQLQANPYDVEAMSKIHKAQQQIQNWAVSSQIPGQFTGTTGVQLLSTQELANTGNQAWAKKASQMQRPEQERQGGHGSRRTEICICN; via the exons AGAGAAGCAAGAAGCCTCTCCTAAAGAAAACGGTGCTCCAAATGATCAACGCAGAGTCATTATCACCGACAGACAATCTGATAATGGGGCATTCAACGACATTGTAGAGCCTGTTGCTGCATCTAATCCTGCTAATTCCACACAGAATCTATCAGAGCAACCCCTCCCACTCGTTCAGGACTCTGAAGACAAGCAGCCTGACAGTACAGAGGTTGGGGAAGAAGTGGTTGCCGCGGCCTGCTTGCAAGGCAGTGAAGGAGAGCCCAATCAGGCAGGGAAGGAAAAGAAGATGGATAGCAGCTCCTCGGAGAGCGACAGGAGATACGAATCGGACAGGAAGTCCCGGGAGTCGCTGTCTCGGGTGGAGGACTCGGATGTGGTGAGAGATGGATCggaggaggatgaggaggatAGCTCaggggaggaggaggatgagaTGGCAGTCGTCtccaagaagaggaagaagaaacacaaacacaagaagaagaaaaagaagcacAGACACGAAAGGGACAAGGATGGCAGACGGATCAAGAAGAGTAAATCCCATTCAGATAAGGacaaagataaagaaagaactTCTAGGTCTAGATCCAAATCTAATTCTTCCTTGGAAGACGGGGAATGTCGATCTCGTTCGCAGTCCAAAGACAGGTTAAAATCTCAGGAGCACGGGTCGGGTTCTAGGAAGCACTCAAGATCAAGGTCAAAGTCACATGACAGACATCACAAGCATAGGCATAGGTCAAGTTCAAGGGAGAAACACAAGCATAAAGGAAGTTCTAGACATAGATCCAGATCTAGACACAGATCCAGGTCAAGGCAGGGATCTAGGCACAGATCTAGGTCTAGACATAGATCGGGATCACACGATAGATATAGGCATAGATCGAGATCCCACGAGAAGCATAGGCACAGATCTAGATCAGGTGAAAGGTACGCAAATAGGGCAAAGGACAGGCACCACCGCAGTAGGTCACCCGACCACTCTCGCTCACGGTCCCCCACCGAGAGAATTGACAAGGCGAAACTGTTGGAGATCGCCAGGGCCAACGCCATCAATCAGTTCCGGGCAGGGATGATTCCCGCCCACCTCCCCCTTCCATCCATGACCCCTGAGGAAGAACTAGCCAAGAAGAGTGGCGGGAAGACGGTGGAGGAGCTGACCAAGTTCTGCAGGTTTCTGTCGGAGAAGGAGAAGGCTGGGGATGAGGATGAGATAGTGAACAAGCCTGTGACGGAGGAGGAGGATGGGGAAGGACCCTTCATCCATCATCCCTTCAAGGTCAAGGCCACCTCCACGTCTATTGTCATGAACATCAAG GATGCGGTTGCCAGGACACCGCTCAATGCCCAGCAGCTGGCGGCCCAGAAGGCCGAGCTGTCCAAGCAGTTCCCCGTGTCCAGCGGCTCCCAGCACCGCATCAAGGAGCTGGAGTGGGTCCCAGTGGAGAAGGATGACAAACAGAAGACCAAGGGCGCCGCATCGTCCTCCTCGGCCGTCGCTCCCGCCACGGAGAGTTCGGCAAACGCCATCCCGGCTGCGGCGCCAGCCGCGCCTGCCGCGCCTGCCGCGCCGCCTGCAACGTCGCCCCCTCCTGTGGAGCAGCCGCCGCCCGTACCGGTACCTCCGCCTGAAGCCAAGGCAGAACAACAG ACACAGAAGGAAAGTGCTCCAGTGAAACCCACAGCAAAAACACAGgcaaacaataacatacag CTGAACATCAGTGCAATCGTGGGGGAGAGAGTGAAGGCCCTGAGACAACTTCAGGCAAACCCGTACGATGTCGAGGCCATGTCCAAGATACACAAAGCTCAGCAGCAG ATTCAGAACTGGGCAGTGTCCAGCCAGATCCCGGGACAGTTCACTGGAACCACGGGGGTGCAGCTTCTCTCCACACAGGAACTAGCAAACACAGGCAACCAGGCCTGGGCCAAAAAG GCCTCCCAAATGCAAAGGCCAGAACAGGAGAGGCAAG GCGGTCACGGTTCCAGACGTACCGAGATTTGCATTTGCAACTGA
- the LOC118422416 gene encoding protein SON-like isoform X6, whose product MSDVTSNMAADVSDIFRRFVQEKLQQIEQERESREKQEASPKENGAPNDQRRVIITDRQSDNGAFNDIVEPVAASNPANSTQNLSEQPLPLVQDSEDKQPDSTEVGEEVVAAACLQGSEGEPNQAGKEKKMDSSSSESDRRYESDRKSRESLSRVEDSDVVRDGSEEDEEDSSGEEEDEMAVVSKKRKKKHKHKKKKKKHRHERDKDGRRIKKSKSHSDKDKDKERTSRSRSKSNSSLEDGECRSRSQSKDRLKSQEHGSGSRKHSRSRSKSHDRHHKHRHRSSSREKHKHKGSSRHRSRSRHRSRSRQGSRHRSRSRHRSGSHDRYRHRSRSHEKHRHRSRSGERYANRAKDRHHRSRSPDHSRSRSPTERIDKAKLLEIARANAINQFRAGMIPAHLPLPSMTPEEELAKKSGGKTVEELTKFCRFLSEKEKAGDEDEIVNKPVTEEEDGEGPFIHHPFKVKATSTSIVMNIKDAVARTPLNAQQLAAQKAELSKQFPVSSGSQHRIKELEWVPVEKDDKQKTKGAASSSSAVAPATESSANAIPAAAPAAPAAPAAPPATSPPPVEQPPPVPVPPPEAKAEQQTQKESAPVKPTAKTQANNNIQLNISAIVGERVKALRQLQANPYDVEAMSKIHKAQQQIQNWAVSSQIPGQFTGTTGVQLLSTQELANTGNQAWAKKATLLLAAMPLLFCLPLCTISSRGANTYCAA is encoded by the exons AGAGAAGCAAGAAGCCTCTCCTAAAGAAAACGGTGCTCCAAATGATCAACGCAGAGTCATTATCACCGACAGACAATCTGATAATGGGGCATTCAACGACATTGTAGAGCCTGTTGCTGCATCTAATCCTGCTAATTCCACACAGAATCTATCAGAGCAACCCCTCCCACTCGTTCAGGACTCTGAAGACAAGCAGCCTGACAGTACAGAGGTTGGGGAAGAAGTGGTTGCCGCGGCCTGCTTGCAAGGCAGTGAAGGAGAGCCCAATCAGGCAGGGAAGGAAAAGAAGATGGATAGCAGCTCCTCGGAGAGCGACAGGAGATACGAATCGGACAGGAAGTCCCGGGAGTCGCTGTCTCGGGTGGAGGACTCGGATGTGGTGAGAGATGGATCggaggaggatgaggaggatAGCTCaggggaggaggaggatgagaTGGCAGTCGTCtccaagaagaggaagaagaaacacaaacacaagaagaagaaaaagaagcacAGACACGAAAGGGACAAGGATGGCAGACGGATCAAGAAGAGTAAATCCCATTCAGATAAGGacaaagataaagaaagaactTCTAGGTCTAGATCCAAATCTAATTCTTCCTTGGAAGACGGGGAATGTCGATCTCGTTCGCAGTCCAAAGACAGGTTAAAATCTCAGGAGCACGGGTCGGGTTCTAGGAAGCACTCAAGATCAAGGTCAAAGTCACATGACAGACATCACAAGCATAGGCATAGGTCAAGTTCAAGGGAGAAACACAAGCATAAAGGAAGTTCTAGACATAGATCCAGATCTAGACACAGATCCAGGTCAAGGCAGGGATCTAGGCACAGATCTAGGTCTAGACATAGATCGGGATCACACGATAGATATAGGCATAGATCGAGATCCCACGAGAAGCATAGGCACAGATCTAGATCAGGTGAAAGGTACGCAAATAGGGCAAAGGACAGGCACCACCGCAGTAGGTCACCCGACCACTCTCGCTCACGGTCCCCCACCGAGAGAATTGACAAGGCGAAACTGTTGGAGATCGCCAGGGCCAACGCCATCAATCAGTTCCGGGCAGGGATGATTCCCGCCCACCTCCCCCTTCCATCCATGACCCCTGAGGAAGAACTAGCCAAGAAGAGTGGCGGGAAGACGGTGGAGGAGCTGACCAAGTTCTGCAGGTTTCTGTCGGAGAAGGAGAAGGCTGGGGATGAGGATGAGATAGTGAACAAGCCTGTGACGGAGGAGGAGGATGGGGAAGGACCCTTCATCCATCATCCCTTCAAGGTCAAGGCCACCTCCACGTCTATTGTCATGAACATCAAG GATGCGGTTGCCAGGACACCGCTCAATGCCCAGCAGCTGGCGGCCCAGAAGGCCGAGCTGTCCAAGCAGTTCCCCGTGTCCAGCGGCTCCCAGCACCGCATCAAGGAGCTGGAGTGGGTCCCAGTGGAGAAGGATGACAAACAGAAGACCAAGGGCGCCGCATCGTCCTCCTCGGCCGTCGCTCCCGCCACGGAGAGTTCGGCAAACGCCATCCCGGCTGCGGCGCCAGCCGCGCCTGCCGCGCCTGCCGCGCCGCCTGCAACGTCGCCCCCTCCTGTGGAGCAGCCGCCGCCCGTACCGGTACCTCCGCCTGAAGCCAAGGCAGAACAACAG ACACAGAAGGAAAGTGCTCCAGTGAAACCCACAGCAAAAACACAGgcaaacaataacatacag CTGAACATCAGTGCAATCGTGGGGGAGAGAGTGAAGGCCCTGAGACAACTTCAGGCAAACCCGTACGATGTCGAGGCCATGTCCAAGATACACAAAGCTCAGCAGCAG ATTCAGAACTGGGCAGTGTCCAGCCAGATCCCGGGACAGTTCACTGGAACCACGGGGGTGCAGCTTCTCTCCACACAGGAACTAGCAAACACAGGCAACCAGGCCTGGGCCAAAAAG GCCACCCTACTATTAGCAGCCATGCCGCTGTTGTTTTGCCTCCCACTTTGCACAATTTCAAGCAGAGGGGCAAACACCTACTGTGCTGCATAG